Within the Gemmatimonadaceae bacterium genome, the region GCGGCGCCCCCGAGCGCTTGTGGGGGTCTTGTACCAGGTGCGTGTCCGTTGGGTAGGGACCGGCGTATCCCCCACCCCGGTACGACACCCTGTCTTGGAGACTTCACCTCATGTTCCGCTCCACCGTTCTCTCATTACGACCGGTGCGTGTCGTTGCGGCCGCGGCAGTGCTGCTTGGCGTAACGGCGTGCGCCGAGTTCCTCGGCACGAGTTCGGATGACACGTCGATCAGCCAGTCGCTGACGGCGGCGTTCAGCACCGTTCCGGTCGGTTTCAGCAACAACGCGTCGAGTTACGCCGGCGACACCGACGGCATGTCGTCGCTGTGGCTTCCTGGTCCGCGGGGACAAGCCTTTGGTCGCGAGGGGTTGATGGGGGGTGGGCTCGGTGATGCCTTCGCGGGCGGCATTGCGGCCAACGCCTCGATGGGCGGCGGCGGGCGGCGTGGTCCGTTCGGCGGAAAGTTCGGCGGCGCCAGGACGTGCGAGGGAGCGTTCAACGCCGGCACGGGATGGTTTGTCTGCACGCCCGTCACCAGCAACGGCATCACGTTCAACCAGCAGATCCAGTACAAGACCGCCGCCGGCACGGTACAGTCGGCGCTGGATACAGGGACCACCAACTCGGTGCAGGTGAAGTCGACCGTGGCGGGGACCATCTCGTTCGTGCGCGACTCCACCCGGGCGTCGTGGGAAGGGCGCAAGGGGCCGCCGCACTTCGGGCACCTGATTGGCGACTCGACGACGGTGCTCACCGCGAACACGACGCTCAACCACGTCAGCGACCGCACGGTGACCGGGCTCGCCACCGGGAGCACGAAACGCACGGTGAACGGCACGTCGCAGGGCGAGGAGTCGACCACCGGGACGTCGAGCAAGGGGAACTTCACCGCCAAGCGCGTCGCCGCCGACACGAGCCGGGGGGTCGAGGTCCCGATCGTCGACGGCAAGCCGACGTATCCGACGGCCGGCACGGTGATCCGCGTGATGAACGCGTCGGTCACCTTCGCGGGCTCGGCGGCCACCACGGCTTCGCGCAAGGAAGTGATCACCTACGACGGCAGCGCCACGGCCAAGGTGGTGATCACGATCAACGGCGACACCAAGACGTGCACGATGGCGCTCCCGCGCGGCCGCCCGGTCTGCCCGTAGGCGACGCTCGTCAGGTGCAATTCTGGCGCGCCCGCCGGATCGCGTAGCGCCTGTTGGACCGCCAGGACCCGTGGTACCCGTGGAATCCGTGGTACCTGCGCAGCACGACGCCCCTCGCCGGCCGTTCCGGCGAGGGGCGTTTCGCGCGCGCCCGTGACGCCTGGTGCCTAACGCTTACCGGCCGGCCGGGCGGCGCGTGTCGCGCCCGCGCGCGCCTCGGCGCTCTCCGGATCCACGACCTGGACGAAGCGCTTCATGTTCTCGGTCATCGGCACGGCCTTGAGCCGCCACCGGTTCTGGATCGAGTTCCACGGCCCGCCCGTGTAGGCGCGCGCCGCGCGGTATCCAGCGGTCCGTGTCGCCGAGTCGCCGGCGGCGGCCAGGGCGCCGAAGGGATAGGAGAAGTATTCGGTGGCGCTGGTGCCCAGGTTCTTCTGCAGCGCCTCGCGGCTGCCGGTCACCTCCTCATGCATCTGCCTGGCGTCCTTCATCTTGTCCACGCGCACGTGCAACGACGTGTGTGACCCGATGGTGAACCCCTCCTTTTGCAGCTCGCGGAGCTGCGCCCAGGTGAAGTAACGCGGGTTCCGGTCCATCGCATGGGTGAACGGGAAGAACGTCGCGGTGAAGCCTAGCTTCCTGAGGAGGGGAACGGCGTTCTGCAACTGGTTCACGCGCCCGTCGTCGAAGGTGATCACGACCGCCCTTGGCGGGAGCGTGCGCTTCCCTTCCAGCGCCTCGACCAGCGCCGTGAAGGAGACGACCGGAATCTGGTGCGCCTTGAGGTACTGCATCTGCGCCGCGAACACCTCGGGACGCATGGTGAGGTCGGCGCCGCGCACCGCGCGCCCTTCGGCCGCCGACTGGATGTTGTGATAGACGAGAATCGGGACGCGGAGCGAGTCGGGGACCCGCGCCTGCTGCTCGACGTTAGTCGACCATGGCGACGCAACGGGCGACACGCCTGGCGCGGCGTGCGTGACAGCGGCTGGGGCAAAGTGGCGATCGGGATCCGTCGCAGCGGTAGCCAGGAGCGGGAACAGCACGGGCAAGACGGCAGGAATCATGACAGAGATGACGACAGACAGTACGACGAAGGGAACGCAACAACGGCCGCAGATTCGACCGACGGGATCTTACACAGGAAGCCCCTCGAACGCGTAGCCGCGCGCGAGGAGTTCGGGAACGATGCGTGCCAGCGCGCCGGCCGTCTGTGTGCGATCACCCAGGGGGTCGTAGCCGTCACCGTCATGGAGCAGGACGATGCTCCCGCCTCGCACTCCGCCCACGGTGCGACGCGCGATCTCGTGCACGCCGGGGCGGCCGCTGTCCCACACGCCGAGTGACCATCCCACGCAGCGTTGCCCCAGACGGTGCGCCGCCGGCGCCACGAATGGCGAGCGGAAGCCGTGTGGCGCGCGAAAGTGGCGCGGCGCCACGCCACAGGCATCGACAATGGCTCGCGTCCCGGCCGAAAGGTCGGCGGTGGCGCGGTTGGGGCCGGCGAGATGCAGCCGGCGGTGCGCAAAGCCGTGGTTCGCCACCTGGTGTCCCTCGGCGACAATGCGGCGCACGAGCGCAGGCCATCGCTCCGCATGACGCCCCAGGAGGAAGAAGGTCGCGGGGACGTCATACTCGGCGAGCGTGTCGAGGATGCGAGGGGTCGCCCACACGTTGGGGCCATCGTCGAAGGTGAGCGCCACGCGCAGCCCGTCGCCGGGAAGGCGCGACAGAACGCGGCCAAAGAGGTTGCTGTTGCGGTGCAGGGCGGCGTAGCTCCCGGCACCGGCCAGGGCGATGGGGGTGAGCGATGCGAGCATTGCGATCGTGGGTGTCACGCCACCTGCTCCACATCGATGTTGCAGCCAGCGCGCGCATACGCGCCCAGCACCTGCGTGGCGACCACCGACCAGCGGAAGTCGTGCGCGCGCCGCAGCCCATGTGCCGATAGCCGCGCGCGCAGCGACGCATCGCGCAGGACGAGTACGAGCGCCTGGGCGAGCGCGTTCACGTCGTGCGCCGGGTGCATGATTGCCTCGCGCCCAGGGGTGACGACGCTGCGAAAGCCGGGAAGGTCGGTGCAGACGATCGGCGTCCCCGCGGCCATGGCCTCCAGCAGCGTGACGCCGAACGACGCGCGCGTGGTGGGGCAGGCGTACACCGTGGCCGCCGAGTAGTACGCACCCCGCTCGGCCACTTGCGACTCCGCGAAGTGAATGGACGGATTGGCGCCGGCACGCGCGCGGTAATGACGCCTGAGCGCACCATCGCCGACAATCACCAGTCGCGCCGACGGGATGTCGCGCTGCACCAGCGGGAGCGCGTCGATCAGCATCCCCAGTTCATTGCGCGGGTCGAAGCGCCCGACGAAGAGGATGGTCGGCGTGTCCGCGTCGAAGCATGCCGGTCGTGGCAGCGCCGGGCGGAACTCGTGCGTGTCGATGCCGTTGGGGATGATCTCCCACTCGGCGTCAAAGTAGCGCCCATGCGCTTCCGCTGCAGCTGGCGATACCGCGACCGCAACGTCGAGTTTGTCGAGCCGGCGCTGGAAGAACGGGCGCCCGCGCTCGTAGACGCGCGAGCTGGGGAACCAGGTGTGGAACGTCCCGACCACCGGCACCTGCGCGGCGTCGACGGCGGCCAGGGGAAGCGTTGGCGCCAGCGGACAGTGCACGTGCACGAGGTCGTAGCGCTGCTCGCGAAACAGCGCGCGCAACCGGTCGCGCAGCCGCCACGCCATGGTGAGTCGTGCCATCGACGCGTTGCAGCGGACGGGGAGCGAGCGCCCCACGCGAATCACATGCGAGCGATCGTCAGACGCGTCGATGGTCGAGGTGACGACGTCGACGTGGCATCCCATGCGTCGCAGTTCACGCGAGAGGTAGTGCACATGCTCGGTCACGCCGCCCAGGTGCGGGTAGTAGTACTCCGACACCATCGCGATGCGCGGTGATGCGGCTCGCCGGTCCAGCGGACGACGTTCGGCGTGTCCCAGGATGTCGGCGCGCGAGGCGTAGTCGGGGACGGGAAGGGGAGCGTCGAGCGGAGAGGTTTCGAGAGGCGGAGCGTCGTGAAGCGAAGCGTAGAGAAGGGACACGCGGTCGAGGGCTAGGCGTTCCATCGCCCCGTGCCGGCAGTGCGTCGTGACCGGCAGTCGATGGTGACGCGATCGCGTCGACGCTATCGCGTCTCGCCTAGACGGCAGATGACAGCCCCGCGTGCCGAAGGTCAGCCGTTGTCCGCTATCGCCTTGGTCCCGCGTCCCGTAGCATTCCGAAATGGACCCCAGCCTTCGCTGGGGAGAGGATTGGACCCCAGCTTTCGCTGGGGAGAGGCTGGGCGCCAGCCTTCGCTGGGGAAAGGCTGGGCCCCAGCTTTCGCTGGGGAAAGGCTGGACCCCAGCTTTCGCTGGGGAGAGGCTGGGCCCCAGCTTTCGCTGGGGAGAGGATTGGGCGCCAGCTTTTTCGCTGGGGAGAGGCTGGACCCCAGCTTTCGCTGGGGAGAGGATTGGGCCCCAGCTTTCGCTGGGGAGAGGATTGGACCCCAGCCTTCGCTGGGGAAAGGCTGGACCCCAGCTCTCGCTGGGGAGAGGCTGGGCGCCAGCCTCCGCTGGGGAAAGGACCTCGTCTTCTCGTCTTCTCGTCCTCTCGTCTTCTCAAAGAAATGCAAGGCGCCGATCTCCTCATGCGCTCCCTCGCCCAGGCCGGCGTGGAGCTGTGCCTGGCCAACCCGGGCACGTCGGAAATGCACCTGGTCAAGGCGCTCGATGCAGCGCCTGCCATGCGCTCGGTCCTCACGTTGCACGAGGGTGTGGCGAGTGGGGCCGCCGATGGATGGGGGCGGATGACGGGGCGGGCGGCGAGTACGCTGCTTCATCTCGGGCCCGGATTGGCGAACGCGCTGTCCAACCTGCATAACGCGCGACGCTCGGCGACGCCGGTGGTGAACATCGTCGGCGACCACGCCACGTATCACCTGGCCAACGACCCGCCGCTGCACAGCGATCTCCCGGCACTGGCGCGCGCGTCGTCGGCGTGGGTGGAGACGGTCGCGACGGCCGAGGCGATGGCGGGAGCAGGGGCGCGCGCCGTGGCGGCGTCGCTGGGGCCGCCGGGGGCGATCGCGACACTCATCGTCCCCGCGGATGCGGCGTGGGGCGTGGTGGAGGATGCGAGGGGAGAGGCGGCGCTGCGCGCGGCAGCCCGGGCACCGGCTGTTTATGCCGGGACTGCTCCGTCAGACGCAACGATCGATGGCGTGGCGCAGGTGCTGCGTTCAGGTGAACCGGCGGTGATCCTCCTGGGTGGACGCGCGGTGTCGCCCGCCAACGCCGAGCGCGCCGGACGCGTGGCTGCCGCAACCGGGGCCAGGTTGTGCAGCGCGCCCTTCTCCGCCATCGCCCCGCGCGGCGCCGGGAGTGTGGCCACCGAGCGGCTCCCCTACTTCCCGGAAATGGTGCTGCAATTGCTCGCTGGAGTGCGGCATCTCATCCTCGTGGACGCACCGGCGCCGGTGGCCTTCTTCGCCTACCCGGGACTTCCGGGGCGACTGGTGCCCGAGGGGTGCAGCGTGCATGTGCTGGCCACCGGGAGCGACGACGTCGTGGCGGCGCTCGATGCGCTGGTGGTCGCCTGTGGCGCCGAAGGGGGCGCCGCGCCGCGAGTGGCGCGCGCCGTCCCGCCGGTGGCCAGCGGCGCCATCACGCCGGCCACCTTCGCGCAGACCCTTGCCGCCACGCTCCCGTCCGGGGCCATCGTGTGCGACGAGGCCATCACGAATCGCTTTCCGTCGTTGGCCGCCACCGCCGGGGCGGCGCCGCACGACTGGCTCGACCTCACTGGCGGGTCGCTGGGGCTTGGCATGCCGATGGCGCTGGGCGCCGCCATGGCGTGCCCCGGCCGGCGCGTGGTGAACCTGCAGGCGGATGGTAGTGCGATGTACACGCCGCAGGCGCTGTGGTCGCTGGCGCGCGAGGGCGTCGATGTGACGACGATCATCCTCGCCAATCGCCGGTATCGCATCCTGGAGTACGAGCTGATGCGATTGCAGCTGACCGACGCCGCGCGCGCCCGTTCCCTCACCGACCTCTCCACGCCGCCCATCGACTTCGTGCAGCTGGCGGGATCACTCGGCGTTCCGGCGGTGCAGGTGACGACGGCGGAGGGGCTGGGCGAGGCGCTGCAACGGTCGTACGCGACCCCTGGGCCGCAGGTGATCGAGGCGATGATCGTGGAATGACACCCACGGCTCCGCGCGCGCAGCACCTGCTCGGCGTCTGGAATCCGAGCTACGACGCCGATGCCATGTCACAGCACCTCCAGGTGCTGTTGCAGCATGCGCGCACGTATCGGTCGAGCGGCGCCTCCGGTGATGACGGCGAGGTGTACGTGTGGTGGGGAAAGGTGCGCTCCAGCAACCGGCAGCAGCCGCTGGCGCACCTCGACCAGATTCTCGCGCTCGACGCCGCACTGCAGCACGAGCGCGCACGCGAACTCCACCTCTACCTCACCGACTATCGCTCGTTGTACGTGGCCCACGTCGCCGAGATCACGGCCGACGACGTGCTGGAGGACGACGAGCAGGAACATGTGCCCGAGTACTATCGGCGTAATCGGCTCGCGTGCGATTGCTGGTTCAAGCTGTTCGACATTCGTCGTGTAGTCTCCGAGGACACGCTGGCCGTCATCAGTGAACTCAAGCAGTTGCGGAATGCGCGCTACCACGACCGCCCGGTGTCGCTGTACGGCGGCATGGTGGATCTCCCGCTGCTCGTGTGGCGTGACGACGACGTGCGCTGGTTCGATCCGGACTTCCGCGAGCGCTACACCGACGGACGCTTCTGGGCCGAGTTCGATGCGGAGCAGGGGGGAAACGCGGCGATGCAGGGCGAGCTCCGCGACCATCGGTTCGGGGCGGTGTTGTGGAATGCGACCGATCCCGCAGCGCGCTGCTTCATTGCCTCGGCGGAACAGATCTTTCGCGCGCACCATCGAGACGCGGCGTTCGACCTGTCGCCCGTGGCCGTCAACCTGGCGCGTGCGCTGGAGCTGCAGGTCAATCGCGTGCTCCGTCAGGCGTTGCTGCGCGCGCCGGAGTCGCTGCGGTGGCACAATGTCGACGGGGTCACACGCGACCTGAGCGACGGCGGCAACTGGACACTTGGCGTGTTGGCAGAGGCGATAGGCTCCGATGGTGCGCGTGCGACGTGGCTACGCGACCACCTGCGCAACGGCTCGTGGTTTGCCGGCTCGCTCCCGGCGATTCTGCGCGACGTGGGTGAGCTTCGCAACGCGGCGGCGCACACCGAACGAGTTTCGCCGCAGGATGTGGCGCGCATGCGCTCGCGACTGGTGGGGGTGGGATGTTCGGGGGCGTTGGTGGAATTGGCGGGGGTGGGGGTGCTGTGAGGGGAGGGTGGCGGGGGCGCGGCGCGCGCAGTGTCTCGTCGGTTCAACACGCCGCACCAACTCACTCTCGAGATCAAACATCGCTCACCCCAGCTCCCCCAACTCTGCCAACGCGAGCACCTGCGGAATGTCGTTCGGGTTCCGCGCCATGCGGAA harbors:
- a CDS encoding polysaccharide deacetylase family protein, which produces MIPAVLPVLFPLLATAATDPDRHFAPAAVTHAAPGVSPVASPWSTNVEQQARVPDSLRVPILVYHNIQSAAEGRAVRGADLTMRPEVFAAQMQYLKAHQIPVVSFTALVEALEGKRTLPPRAVVITFDDGRVNQLQNAVPLLRKLGFTATFFPFTHAMDRNPRYFTWAQLRELQKEGFTIGSHTSLHVRVDKMKDARQMHEEVTGSREALQKNLGTSATEYFSYPFGALAAAGDSATRTAGYRAARAYTGGPWNSIQNRWRLKAVPMTENMKRFVQVVDPESAEARAGATRAARPAGKR
- a CDS encoding polysaccharide deacetylase family protein, with product MTPTIAMLASLTPIALAGAGSYAALHRNSNLFGRVLSRLPGDGLRVALTFDDGPNVWATPRILDTLAEYDVPATFFLLGRHAERWPALVRRIVAEGHQVANHGFAHRRLHLAGPNRATADLSAGTRAIVDACGVAPRHFRAPHGFRSPFVAPAAHRLGQRCVGWSLGVWDSGRPGVHEIARRTVGGVRGGSIVLLHDGDGYDPLGDRTQTAGALARIVPELLARGYAFEGLPV
- a CDS encoding glycosyltransferase family 4 protein, which gives rise to MERLALDRVSLLYASLHDAPPLETSPLDAPLPVPDYASRADILGHAERRPLDRRAASPRIAMVSEYYYPHLGGVTEHVHYLSRELRRMGCHVDVVTSTIDASDDRSHVIRVGRSLPVRCNASMARLTMAWRLRDRLRALFREQRYDLVHVHCPLAPTLPLAAVDAAQVPVVGTFHTWFPSSRVYERGRPFFQRRLDKLDVAVAVSPAAAEAHGRYFDAEWEIIPNGIDTHEFRPALPRPACFDADTPTILFVGRFDPRNELGMLIDALPLVQRDIPSARLVIVGDGALRRHYRARAGANPSIHFAESQVAERGAYYSAATVYACPTTRASFGVTLLEAMAAGTPIVCTDLPGFRSVVTPGREAIMHPAHDVNALAQALVLVLRDASLRARLSAHGLRRAHDFRWSVVATQVLGAYARAGCNIDVEQVA
- a CDS encoding acetolactate synthase large subunit; the protein is MRSLAQAGVELCLANPGTSEMHLVKALDAAPAMRSVLTLHEGVASGAADGWGRMTGRAASTLLHLGPGLANALSNLHNARRSATPVVNIVGDHATYHLANDPPLHSDLPALARASSAWVETVATAEAMAGAGARAVAASLGPPGAIATLIVPADAAWGVVEDARGEAALRAAARAPAVYAGTAPSDATIDGVAQVLRSGEPAVILLGGRAVSPANAERAGRVAAATGARLCSAPFSAIAPRGAGSVATERLPYFPEMVLQLLAGVRHLILVDAPAPVAFFAYPGLPGRLVPEGCSVHVLATGSDDVVAALDALVVACGAEGGAAPRVARAVPPVASGAITPATFAQTLAATLPSGAIVCDEAITNRFPSLAATAGAAPHDWLDLTGGSLGLGMPMALGAAMACPGRRVVNLQADGSAMYTPQALWSLAREGVDVTTIILANRRYRILEYELMRLQLTDAARARSLTDLSTPPIDFVQLAGSLGVPAVQVTTAEGLGEALQRSYATPGPQVIEAMIVE